ATCTGAAACATAGTTCCACAAAGAAACAGTATTACTCTATAAGTGGTATGAGCAAGATTAAAACAGAGTATGTCTATGAAATAATAAAAGGGACTTAAAAGGAGATTAAATGGACTGAGTTTTAAACTGGAGCCCAGTTAAAGCAGGTTAACTCCATGTTTAAGGAGTCGCTGACGGGCTTTTCTGGGCAATGAGAAGGCACTATCCTGAGCATCAGGACTCCCAGAGTTTCTGACAGGTGTTCCCTGCTGGAGAAAATACGTCTCCTGGGCCGTACTACGGGTTCCGTATACTGCTGAGCCAGCATTCCTATAATTCAGTATACAAACACAATAATTATGACAGTACTTATGCAAGTGAAAAGtgcttaaaattaattaataccaAACTCTCTGATCATCACAAATCCTTTCACAAGCAGAATCCAATGTGGAATATAAACCTAACCATacaatatacacattaaatatttgATTATGACTAAACAGGCATTCAAGCGTATACTCTAACCTGACAATAGCTTCATGTAGAGTGTCCGTGTGTGAGAAATGGGAATGGAGCAGCGCAGTGGCCCTCACAAAGGAGCGATCCTGGGGCCCAGCCGAGCGGCCACATACATTagctatgacaaaaaaaaaaattcacaaactaCTTtacacacataaaatacacatagcATTTGTGTCACAATCTAGCCGTAGTTGACAAAGATCCTCAGTTTTACATGCACTGAATAAGGTTTGTGTTGGTGTTATATGTGTGTAGTTCACTCACTAGTGAGAGTGTTCTGAATGCAGTCATAGTGGGCAAAAGTGTACGGCCCTGATGGGCTGGGGGTCCCAGGCGAGGTATTCCTCAAGTGAGCCTCAAGCCCATTCAGAGATGCCAAGCTGCTGTGATACTGCAGTAACAGCAGAGACAGCATTTTATTGCTCTTTCATTATTCTGTCTCAAACACTGGCTTGCtcctatacagtacatatattgtacatacacagtggccccaaaagtattgGCACACACTTATAATGAATTAGTATGCTTAATTGGTTTGCATAACTAAATACTGCACGTTTTTAAAGAAACATGACAAAATCACTATATTTAAGTTTGTCAGAcacagtattttatatatatatatatatatatatatatataaatatattcaacAACTGTTCAAAAGtaagacaaaaaagtatttggacaccatGACTGGGAATTATTGATCTAGTAAATATGACCTTGGCTTGCGATCAGTTGGTTTAAagcaattgcaaaaaaaaataaatcaataaaaaaaaataattctagcattatttgtttgcagatgccacttagtTTCATATtctgtatctaatgcaatggcatttatacattttaatgtgtgatttaaaggaacagttcacccaaaaatgaactgtTTCTACAAGGGGTAtggcatttactcaccctcaagccatctcaAGCCAtaaacttactttcttctgcagaacacaaataaatatattttgagggATGTATTAGGTGcttttgtctatacaatgcaagtcaatggggtacaAAATATTTAAGCttgaaaaaggacataaagacaacataaaagtaatccatacgattcgcGTGGTTATTccatgtctttatgtgctttttgtagcttcaacgttttggaccccactgacttcatagtatggacaaaaacacatccttcaaaatgtcttcatttgtgttccgtcttcaagtttgagatggcatgagggtgagtaaataattacagaattatcatttttgggtaatctatcactttaaagggatagttcacccaaaaatgaaaatgctttcattatttactcaccctcgtgatatcccaggtgtgaacgactttctttcttcaccagaacacatttgaagaaaatttgaaaaatatcttagctcagtaggtccttaaaatgcaagtgaatggtgatccagGTTTTGAAGCTCataaatcacagatagtcagcataaatgtcattgatatgactccagcggttaatgtcttctaaagtgatacgatcattttggtgtgaaaattatcaatatttaattactttttaactctaaatcatcgcttctggtaagcttcacaagagggtAGATTCCAAGTGATTCTCAAGTTCTCcgctcggttgagacatccaggatgagcacacaaacgcaacattttgactaaagaaacagatcaatacagatctcaaccaaaaccaaccaagaaactgtacagcattcctccttctcacttgtaaacagcactgctcttccagctgtgactcgtgcatcagttctcgtgtgtttcaaatgccaatgcgattacgtcaaaCGCGCGTACCACTCCTGACCGGAAGCATGGTTTGAGTTAAAAAAAgagcttaaatatttatctttttcgcaccaaaagcgatcatatcgcttaagaaaacattaatttaactgctggtgttgtatggatgatgtttctgctgactgtctgtgatttttgcagcttcaaaagagaaatctccattcacttgcattttaaggacctactgagccaagatatttttctatttttcttcaaatgtgttctggtgaagaaagaaagtcatacacacctgggatatcatgagggcatgtaagtaatgagagaatttttatttttgggtgaactatccctttaagtatccaaataaattttagggccactgtatgtCCAGACATTTGGAGGTTTGGCATAAAGACAGCACAAAATTTAAAATGCGCAAGACACACACACTTGCTTCTCACCACTTCCTCTCTGGCGGTTGGGTCGGTGTTGAATTCTGGCTCTACCAGCAGGGCTAGTACCAGGCCTCTGACTCTGTGCTGGTACAGTATTGTCGGCACTAGAGAGGCGTCTGCTAGGGTCTCATGTGGTGGGGAGCCATTTGGGGGGTCATTTTTGCTCTTTGCATTCTGCTTCAGCCTTTGTTCTTCTCCTACTACTTGCTCGCTCATTCGTCTTGCCTCTTCCTCTGTCTCTCCTTGGAATGTGTCATTTTTATTGGTCACATGATTGTTAGTGTCCAGCCTCTTTCCTTCAGTCCTGTCAATCTGGTTGTCATGGTAAGAGTCATCTGATTGATACCCATTGGTTAGTGCTCCACTTTCCTGGTCTGAACTTAAACCCTCACTTTTAGATTTTGACTCAGAGTTGATACTCCCTGACTCCAACTTTTCATCTACATCCTGGCATGCTTCCTCCTTACTGTTCAGGCCTATCAGACTTCCTGTCAAACTCTGTTCTTTTACCTTACCCAAGTTTGTTCCATTAGACATGCTGTGGTTGTGTGACTCAGGTGTGAAATACTCTGATTTGTTCATAAGACTAGCGTGAAGGGGGGTGTAAACCATAGAGGGAGAGGAGCTGAAACAAAGTTCATCAGAGAGGGAGGAGCGTGCAGAGGATGGCATCGTCTGATAGGATGGTGGAGGACACTGGGTGGGGTCTAAGTTGGAAGAGTCAGTCTCTGTGATTGGGGTGTCGGATAAAGTGCGTGACAGGAGGCGGGACTTGCCTCTGGGACGACATGGAGGTTGAGTGCAATGAGACCtaagaatgaaaaaataatgatGCAACAATAAGATGATTATTGCACTGACAAAATTGTATTTAGTATTAGTGGTGCTCACCCCTAACTACAGTATTATCATATATTACCTCAGAactatatctagggaccagaatagcacagagacttgggggtgggctcttttgacttctCCCAGTAAGCAACACATAGCAACAgcccagaacactttagcaatcaCCTAACAATGcattagcaaccacccagcacacCCTAAAAatcgcatagcaacatgctaaaagcactcagaacaccacaggcactgcatagcaatgccctggaaacaACCCACAACACCTGAGCATCAtggtggcgagttttgcatgTGCAAGCACCACTGACatctcttcagaaaatgtaacaaTCTAGTTATGCATACTCTGAGATGTACCTGCATGCTCTATCCACTGGGGGGCAGCGCAACATGTGCAGTTCAGTGGGTTTTAGGAACACCTGTGTGGTTACTGTGAAGGATGGTGGTGTGCCCACAGATGAGCTCAGGCCATTGGCCATCACCCTGTAATCCTGTAGTCAGAGATAAGGAGAAATAAACAAGGATACACCCACCCCAAGACTGTGCACCTGTCATTTTTCACCCTAATGTCagaaagaatatacagtataagttcAGTATTAAAAGTGCATGCAGTAATTGTAATCTACTCATGAAGATatgaaaaatatgcttaaaatggAGATGAGTGCACCCTGTTCATACGACCAGGCAACAAGCCTACATGATTTATCTTGTTAATCCCCTGTTATTGGAAACTTTCGACTGAGGAATAAATGAATCATGCACCCACAAATATGTCTGTAAACAGGGTATTTCTACAAGGGATATGGGTATCCAAAAACGTTTGGTTTTACATGACACTGCATCCACACCTGTAGGTGTCAGTATTGAATCAAAGACCTCCACCGTATCAGCCACAGGAAcataaaaaattactgtgtgcaaCTTTAAAAATCTCCATGTGTATGATTCTACCTGGCTGTATGTTTCTGTCTCGTATACCATCACCTTCACTGTCAGACCAGGAGGCATCTGAGTGCTCACCACCCTGCACAGCAAACAAGAGACCTGTCAGTGTAAACTGCATTTGGTCAATAAAACAGTGTAAGCAATGCTAAATATCCAGTACAGACATTAATAAAATGCTGCTGTGTGTAATTTTTGGAAAAGTACTTTCTCCCATCCAAGTGTAATATTCAGAGTAGGGCTGGGATATTTAACACGTTCATTTCCGCGACTCAGAGACTCTGAGAAAATAATTTAAACGTTATctaattaaacttcagcattcaatatgattaatatctgtatgtatagtgacTAATAATGCATTGACAATGTGCACTTTAGTTTCTCTTGCTAATAAAGTCTGGtgtgaattgaatctgcccattttatCCTATtgttaaaaaagtccactggaaaacggcagaagattttgcccaacatttaattacaacatgtccacCGATTTAAcagcatgtatacatatactttgATCAAAGATTCATACCTGTAAAAAGGTTTATATATAGTACTTGTCACATATTACAGATATTCAAAAAGAGTAACAGAATTTTCTCCTGTCACTGAGAAGCATTATAAGGACAAAAATGAGAATGAAAACATTTGTCTTACAGATTGGATCTTTGGACTGAGAAAGCTCACCTGCCCCTGTACAGAATGCAGCCTGCTAACACAAGAGGACATCGCTGACATGCTTGTAGAATCAGGGCAGCCTTCAGCAACAGCAGTGGATCGATCTGATAAAGAgggagtgtaaaaaaaaaaaagtccgcCCAGTTAGGGAAGGGAAAAGTAAGAGAGAGATATTAATTTTAACCAAAGTACTAACTGAATTAATCATTCTGAATGTTTTGTGACACACTGCTAAATAATAAATCTCACTATATTATTTCCACTCGTACACCCATACGTACATGTGTGGAGTCAATTGTCCTCAGGCAGCTGAAGATGTTGTGCAGCTCAGTGGAGCCGCCCTGCAGGTAAGAGAGGTATCTGGCCCATTGAAGTGCCAACTCCTCCTCagtgtacaactgtggtgagaaaaatTACTGTGATCAAATAGatcaaaacacaacacacatttGCTGGAAACAGTATGTAAACTCTTGCATTTACCATGGATTTCTGcataaattggtcataaaatttaacctgatcttcatttgtgtttaataaagacatgaaaatgtATCACTGTTTCTGTGTTTGTCAATTGTTGTGACTGTGAAGATCAAGATGCATGTTATGACCAGATGGCATTATTGACATTTTACCTGAAGAACACTTCCAAGTTATTAAGATGCAAAAttttgcacatactgtacacaaataCTAATAtgtcaataaaaacataattctgagaaaatgtaataatatagtagtggggcctgggtagctcagcgagtaaagacactgactatcccccctggagtcatgagtttgaatccagggcgtgctgagtgactccagccaggtctcctaagcaaccaaattggcccggatgctagggagggtagagtcacatggggtaaactcttgctctcggtggggcgcgtggtgagttgtgcgtggatgcgtggtaacgcgctcaacaagccacatgataagatgcacggattgacgtctcagacacggaggcaactgagattcgtcctccgccacccagattgaggtcaTTACGCcagcacgaggacttagagagtgcattgggaattggcctttccaaattggggagaaacgggaagagaaaaaaaaaataaaaataaaaataatttttaaataatatagtaGTAGTTACTGTGATTTTGCACCTGGTAGCTCTGCCGCACTTGTCCATTATAGAAACAGAAGAGGTCAATCAGCTGATCTAGGAAGTCACATACACTCACATCTGGAATATCTACCACACAGCTTAAAGCCTGGCAACCACAGGAAGATCTCATTCAGAAGAGTTATAAAACCACAATAAACAGCACACTATTCATGACTGCAATTTAACCGAGTTGTTATGTATGTTATGGTTCAAAGTGACCAATGTGATTACCCAAATAAATTTATCCTTCATGCGAACCGCATATTTGCTTTTGCGCAGACGAAGCAGGCGTACGGGTGATGAGGACATTTCAGACACACACCGACACACACCGGCCAGCTGCCCGCAAAGGAGCTCCTGTTGGTCCATTGGCGTCTGTAAGAGCAGAACACACACTATCATGCCTTCAAAGTCTAATTAAAATAGAAAATAGCCATTGGAAGTTATTATGAAGGTTTCTTTCTAAAACAGCATCGTATGCTGATGCTGTGTGTGCTGTTGTTTTTCTACACTTGTCTAATTGTAATGAGTTAGAGGTAAAGGATTTCTCAAGGGTCCTTGATCTCTTACATCCTCAGGATAAAAGTAGCATATCCCATTTCTGGTCAGGTCCCTCTCCTCTTGCACCTTTGAACTATCATAGAGGAAGAAGGAAAGGCATCTGGAAAAATGACCAAAGAGACACGTGGTAAAGTTAGGCTCTAAACCAACCCAGTTTCCTTCCAGCACCTACAGAATAACTGATAAAAACTTGAGAtaatgttttcattcattttaaggaAAAACTCATCTCTATTCATATATACACTGGAAAATTAACATTTCATTACTTCACTGTTACCTCACATGCACATCCATTCACTCACTCTCAAAGCTTAATGAAGCTGCATGTTGTATACAGAGCACAAAATAAAGACATTGCTTTTACATATAATTGACGCGTACActtataaataatattgttctcACCTTCTTGAATCCGTCAATGCAGCTGTCTCAGCCATTGGTGATCTGTCGAAAAGTAGCAACTGGGTTTAAAAATTTAACCTCTCTCCATCTATTTACAAAAATACCATAGATATTAGTTTTTATTACTTCAAAAGTTGTGGTAACTTGGTATTAGCCACTGCTGCATAATTTAAATGCAgtagttttaaaggggtcatgacatgacttttttctttatatatatatacaggtgcatctcaataaattagaatgtcgtggaaaagctcatttatttcagtaattcaactcaaattgtgaaacttgtgtattaaataaattcaatgcacacagactgaagtagtttaagtctttggttcttttaattgtgatgattttggctcacatttaacaaaaacccaccaattcactatctcaaaaaattagaatatggtgacatgccaatcagctaatcaactcaaaacacctgcaaaggtttcctgagccttcaaaatggtctctcagtttggttcactaggctacacaatcatggggaagactgctgatctgacagttgtccagaagacaatcattgacacccttcacaaggagggtaagccacaaacattcattgccaaagaagctggctgtttacagagtgctgtatccaagcatgttaacagaaagttgagtggaaggaaaaagtgtggaagaaaaagatgcacaaccaaccgagagaaccgcagccttatgaggattgtcaagcaaaatcgattcaagaatttgggtgaacttcacaaggaatggactgaggctggggtcaaggcatcaagagccaccacacacagacatgtcaaggaatttggctacagttgtcgtattcctcttgttaagccactcctgaaccacagacaacgtcagaggcgtcttacctgggctaaggagaagaagaactggagtgttgcccagtggtccaaagtcctcttttcagatgagagcaagttttgtatttcatttggaaaccaaggtcctagagtctggaggaagggtggagaagctcatagcccaagttgcttgaagtccagtgttaagtttccacagtctgtgatgatttggggtgcaatgtcatctgctggtgttggtccattgtgttttttgaaaaccaaagtcactgcacccgtttaccaagaaattttggagcacttcatgcttccttctgctgaccagctttttaaaagatgctgatttcattttccagcaggatttggcacctgcccacactgccaaaagcaccaaaagttggttaaatgaccatggtgttggtgtgcttgactggccagcaaactcaccagacctgaaccccatagagaatctatggggtattgtcaagaggaaaatgagaaacaagagaccaaaaaatgcagatgagctgaaggccactgtcaaagaaacctgggcttccataccacctcggcagtgccacaaactgatcacctccatgccacgccgaattgaggcagtaattaaagcaaaaggagcccctaccaagtattgagtacatatacagtaaatgaacatactttccagaaggccaacaattcactaaaaagttttttttattggtcttatgatgtattataattttttgagatagtgaattggtgggtttttgttaaatgtgagccaaaatcatcacaattaaaagaaccaaagacttaaactacttcagtctatgtgcactgaatttatttaatacacgagtttcacaatttgagttgaattactgaaataaatgaacttttccacgacattctaatttattgagatgcacctgtatatagtcaAGGACTCTTTTATTCCTCATGGCATGACCCCTTTACGTTACCAAtaccactgtagaaattcactattcccAATAAGTCATTTAATCCATGTGTGAAAGTGTCAAACAACacggtggttactgagattaaaggaatagttcacccaaaaataaaaattatctcatcatttactcaccctcatgccatccctgatgtgtatgactgacttttttctgcagaacacaaattatgattttttagaagaatatttcagctctgtaagtccattgaaagtgaatgggtgccaaaatgttgtcacttcaaaaagcacatcaaggcagcataaaagtaatccatacgtctccagtgttttaatccatatcttcagaagtgatatgataggtgtgggtgagaaacggatcaatatttatgtcccaATTc
This sequence is a window from Myxocyprinus asiaticus isolate MX2 ecotype Aquarium Trade chromosome 33, UBuf_Myxa_2, whole genome shotgun sequence. Protein-coding genes within it:
- the hps4 gene encoding Hermansky-Pudlak syndrome 4 protein isoform X1; this encodes MTQVKLRSPMAETAALTDSRRCLSFFLYDSSKVQEERDLTRNGICYFYPEDTPMDQQELLCGQLAGVCRCVSEMSSSPVRLLRLRKSKYAVRMKDKFIWALSCVVDIPDVSVCDFLDQLIDLFCFYNGQVRQSYQLYTEEELALQWARYLSYLQGGSTELHNIFSCLRTIDSTHIDPLLLLKAALILQACQRCPLVLAGCILYRGRVVSTQMPPGLTVKVMVYETETYSQDYRVMANGLSSSVGTPPSFTVTTQVFLKPTELHMLRCPPVDRACRSHCTQPPCRPRGKSRLLSRTLSDTPITETDSSNLDPTQCPPPSYQTMPSSARSSLSDELCFSSSPSMVYTPLHASLMNKSEYFTPESHNHSMSNGTNLGKVKEQSLTGSLIGLNSKEEACQDVDEKLESGSINSESKSKSEGLSSDQESGALTNGYQSDDSYHDNQIDRTEGKRLDTNNHVTNKNDTFQGETEEEARRMSEQVVGEEQRLKQNAKSKNDPPNGSPPHETLADASLVPTILYQHRVRGLVLALLVEPEFNTDPTAREEVYHSSLASLNGLEAHLRNTSPGTPSPSGPYTFAHYDCIQNTLTTNVCGRSAGPQDRSFVRATALLHSHFSHTDTLHEAIVRNAGSAVYGTRSTAQETYFLQQGTPVRNSGSPDAQDSAFSLPRKARQRLLKHGVNLL
- the hps4 gene encoding Hermansky-Pudlak syndrome 4 protein isoform X2, with the translated sequence MAETAALTDSRRCLSFFLYDSSKVQEERDLTRNGICYFYPEDTPMDQQELLCGQLAGVCRCVSEMSSSPVRLLRLRKSKYAVRMKDKFIWALSCVVDIPDVSVCDFLDQLIDLFCFYNGQVRQSYQLYTEEELALQWARYLSYLQGGSTELHNIFSCLRTIDSTHIDPLLLLKAALILQACQRCPLVLAGCILYRGRVVSTQMPPGLTVKVMVYETETYSQDYRVMANGLSSSVGTPPSFTVTTQVFLKPTELHMLRCPPVDRACRSHCTQPPCRPRGKSRLLSRTLSDTPITETDSSNLDPTQCPPPSYQTMPSSARSSLSDELCFSSSPSMVYTPLHASLMNKSEYFTPESHNHSMSNGTNLGKVKEQSLTGSLIGLNSKEEACQDVDEKLESGSINSESKSKSEGLSSDQESGALTNGYQSDDSYHDNQIDRTEGKRLDTNNHVTNKNDTFQGETEEEARRMSEQVVGEEQRLKQNAKSKNDPPNGSPPHETLADASLVPTILYQHRVRGLVLALLVEPEFNTDPTAREEVYHSSLASLNGLEAHLRNTSPGTPSPSGPYTFAHYDCIQNTLTTNVCGRSAGPQDRSFVRATALLHSHFSHTDTLHEAIVRNAGSAVYGTRSTAQETYFLQQGTPVRNSGSPDAQDSAFSLPRKARQRLLKHGVNLL